The proteins below are encoded in one region of bacterium:
- a CDS encoding UPF0365 family protein, with amino-acid sequence MLLPLLAIATELLLFLIVAIIVIGLIMFTYFIPVGLWITAFFSGVRVNLFTLVGMRLRKVSPPAIIRPLIAATKAGLDLKVNDLESHYLAGGNVTGVVNALISADKANIELGFKRATAIDLAGRNVLEAVQVSVNPKVITTPNVAAMAKDGIQLIAIARVTVRANIDRLVGGAGEETILARVGEGIVSTIGSSESHKAVLENPDNISKTVLAKGLDSGTAFEILSIDIADVDVGKNIGAQLQTDQAEADKRIAQAKAEERRAMAVAAEQEMRAKVVDMRARVVEAEAEVPRAMADAFRSGNLGIMDYYRMKNIQSDTAMRDSIAGDEKTDGEKKPGS; translated from the coding sequence ATGCTTCTCCCCCTCTTGGCGATCGCGACGGAGCTGCTGCTCTTCCTGATCGTCGCCATCATCGTCATCGGCTTGATCATGTTCACCTACTTCATCCCCGTCGGGCTGTGGATCACGGCCTTCTTCAGCGGGGTGCGCGTGAACCTCTTCACGCTGGTCGGCATGCGCCTGCGCAAGGTGAGCCCGCCGGCGATCATCCGGCCCCTCATCGCGGCGACGAAGGCCGGCCTCGACCTCAAGGTCAACGACCTGGAGAGCCACTACCTCGCAGGCGGCAACGTGACCGGCGTGGTCAATGCGCTGATCAGCGCCGACAAGGCGAACATCGAGCTCGGCTTCAAGCGGGCGACGGCGATCGACCTCGCCGGCCGCAACGTGCTCGAGGCCGTGCAGGTGAGCGTCAACCCGAAGGTGATCACGACGCCGAACGTGGCGGCGATGGCCAAGGACGGCATCCAGCTCATCGCCATCGCCCGCGTCACCGTGCGCGCGAACATCGACCGCCTCGTCGGCGGCGCGGGCGAGGAGACGATCCTCGCGCGCGTCGGCGAGGGCATCGTCTCGACAATCGGCTCCTCGGAGAGCCACAAGGCCGTGCTCGAGAACCCGGACAACATCTCCAAGACCGTGCTCGCGAAGGGCCTGGACTCCGGCACCGCCTTCGAGATCCTCTCCATCGACATCGCGGACGTGGACGTGGGCAAGAACATCGGCGCCCAGCTGCAGACGGACCAGGCCGAGGCGGACAAGCGCATCGCCCAGGCCAAGGCCGAGGAGCGCCGCGCGATGGCCGTCGCCGCCGAGCAGGAGATGCGGGCGAAGGTGGTCGACATGCGCGCCCGCGTGGTCGAGGCCGAGGCCGAGGTGCCGCGCGCGATGGCCGATGCCTTCCGCAGCGGCAATCTGGGCATCATGGACTACTACCGGATGAAGAACATCCAGAGCGACACGGCCATGCGCGACTCCATCGCCGGCGACGAGAAGACCGACGGCGAGAAGAAGCCCGGGAGCTAG